The DNA sequence AACCCCGAGCGGATTTGACTGCTCAGGTTTTACAGGATACGTATTCAATAAAGCAGGTATTTCTTTACCAAGAACTGCTGCACAGCAATTTGGTGCAGGTGATTATGTATCCAAATCAAATCTTCGACCTGGAGACCTTGTATTCTTCAGTGAAACACGTTCCGTCGGAAACATTACTCACAACGGTATTTACATAGGGAACGGGGACATGGTTCACGCTTCTGGATCACGCGGAGTGGAGATCAGAAGCATCAGCAGTTTCTACTGGGATCCGCGTTACGTCGGTGCACGCAGAGTTATCTCTGAAAACGAGCAGGTTGATTCGTCCGGAAATGAAGTTATTCCAGTTACGATCAACGGAAAGACACTTCAAACGGATCAAGATCCTTTTCTTCAAAATGACACGACTATGGTGCCGCTCAGAGCGATCTTTGAAGAACTTGGAGCAGATGTAGAATGGAACAATTCTCTTCGCCAGGCAGAAGCTACTTTAGGAAGTAAAAGCGTGAAGGTCGCAATTAATGATCGAACTGGGTATGCTTCAGGAAGCAGATTCTCACTTGAAGAACCGGCTATGATCAGAGGCGACCGCACGATGGTACCGCTTCGATTTGTATCAGAATCACTTGGTGCAGATGTTAATTGGAACAGAAGCGCACGTACAGTAACAATCAACCAGTAATATTTCAAAAGTCGTCCTTCCGGGACGGCTTTTTTTGTCTCTACAAACTGTGCTTCCCGTTGTCGTGATATGATAAACGTAGAAATGAATAACGTTTTTATTCGACTGAGGCTGAAAATAATAATAGCACTTCAGCTTTTTTATTACTGAGGCAATAAAAAAGCTTCTGCTCTTAAAAACTTCTTGTTTAAAGCGACAGGAATTTCATAAAGAAGAAGACCGGTGCAGCAACAGGTGAACCTGACAGAATCAGATGTTCGAAGGAGGCAGAATGGTGAAAATTATTTCTCTGAATACAGGACGGCCGCAGCATGTAATCTGGGGTGGAGTGGAATTACATACGTCGATCGTCAAACACGCAGAAAACAGGCCGCTCTATTTGTCGAAAACAAACCTTGGCAGTGACGGTCAGGCAGATCTTGTGCATCATGGCGGCGAAGACAAGGCCGTTTGTGTTTACGCGGCAGAACATTATTCCTATTGGGAAAAAGTACTAGGAATTAATCTGCCGGAAGCAGCTTTCGGAGAAAATTTTACGGTTGAGGGAATGACAGAGGAAACAATCTGTATTGGAGATATATTTCAAGTCGGGGAGGCGGTAGTGGAGGTTTCTCAGCCGAGGCAGCCATGTCATAAGCTTGGAGGAAGGTTTGGAGAGAGGAAACTGCCGGTTCTCGTAAAAGAAACCGGCTGGAGCGGTTATTACCTGCGTGTATTGAAAGAAGGATGGATAAAACCCGGGGAAGAGATGATCCGTATAAAAGATGGGCAAAAGGGAATTACGATTATCAGGGCTAATAACGTCATGTACAAAGATACGTCGAACGAAGAAGCTTTGAAAGAAGTCCTATCGGAGCCTGCACTTGCAGATGCCTGGCGCGGACCGCTTCAGAAACGGCTGCAGAAATTTTAAGCAGGGAGTCATGGAAACGATAGCGCCCCTTTATCATTTATCAACTTATTTTCGAGGTATATAAATTGAACTTAATATTTATAAAAATAGAGTGTATGACCTTGAAAGCGGTCTTCCCTATCGAAAGAAAAAAGGATGTTATCATTTTTAACAGCCGACCATATTTGCAGGAAGAACAGAAATGGCGAACAGGCAGCTAGAAAGGATATGGGGCGACTCCGAGGCGAATAAGGACGAGCTCCACCCCTGCCGAGCGCAGGGAGGAAGGGATCAGCTGAGGCCGGCCCGCCCGGAAAGCGTCCTCATGGAAACGATAGCGGCTGGTTACAGAAGTGGAGACAAATTATTAAGTTCAACATATATAGCCCATATATTCTATGTAATGGAGTACGGAAAGGATGCAAAAATGAAGATTGAAATTATTTACGAAGACAATCATATTATTGTTGTAGAAAAGCCGGTGAATATTCCAGTTCAGGAAGACCGGACCGGAGATCTGGATCTTCTTAGTGCGGTAAAAGAAGATATTAAAATCCGCTACAATAAGCCGGGAAATGTTTATCTTGGACTCATTCATCGGCTCGACCGGCCGGTTGGGGGAGTGATGGTATTTGCAAAAACGTCAAAAGCAGCCTCCAGACTTTCAGATGCGGTAAGGCGTCATGCTTTTGATAAAGAATATGCAGCTGTGGTGCGTGGAAAGCCGGTTTATCCGCGCAGCCGTCTTGAAGATTTTCTTGTGAAGGACAAGCAGGAAAACCAGGTGTATGTTACAGAGGAGGGAGTGGAAGGAGCAAAAAAAGCCATTCTGGAATATGAACTTCTGGCATCATCTGGAGATCTGAGTCTGCTATCTGTCAATCTTTTAACAGGCAGGCCTCACCAGATAAGAGTCCAGCTGGCGAATATAGGGTTCCCGATTTTTGGTGATCAGAAATACGGAAGCTCCGTAAATAAGCCGGGACAGCAGATAGCACTCTGGGCGGGACAGCTTGGGTTTCAGCATCCAGTAAAAAAAGAACCGGTTTCATTCAAATCCTTTCCTCCAAAAGAAGAGCCTTGGAAACAGTTTTCAGCCTATTTGAAATAAAGAAAAGGGGCAGCTCACGGTCTGGCTGCCCCTTTTCTTTAGACATCTTTTTTTATTTGAGCTACGGTTTCTTCCACTTCCTCGCGGCTCATTTTTTCACGGCCGCTGCGGAGAGCTTTTAACGTCTTTTTTGCGAGAGCGAGAGGGACGCGGCAGAAGAGAATGATGGATTTCGTGTGGAGATCCTTCATATACTCATCACCGAGTTCAAGATTTCGTTCAGCGTATTCGAACGTATCTTCAAGTGTCCATCCTTCCGGAATGAAGGAAACGCCGCGTTCGCGGTCTTCTTCGACGTTTCTGAGAATATTCACCGTCTGCAGGCCGCGTCCGTACCCAATGGCAAGGTCGCGGTCTGTTTTCGTACCGTCATGCCATTCCCAAATATCTGAAAGCATCACTCCTACGAGACCGGCGACGTAATAGGTGTAGTCGTCAAGGTCTTCTTTCGTCTGGATATTCCACTCGTTTTCTGCCCAATAAGCCATACCTTCTGCCATCGTACTTGTAAATTCCTTCACTTTATAAACGTAATTTTCAGGACAGGTATCGAGCCAGTCCCCAAGGCGCAGCGCGACTTCGGGCAGCAGGGAAGCATACGGTGCCGTCAGGTTTTCATAAGCCTGCTGGTCAAACGTTCCTTCCAGCATTTGGCTTGTTTCCCGGAGGAGCAGTGCTTTTGCTTTGGAAGGAAGGGTTTCACTATCTTCGATTTCATCGATGGCCCGCATACATAGATAAGCGGAGGCGACAGTCTTTTTAAGTGTCGGATTCAGCAGCGTTATCGGAATGTAAAACGTTCTGCTTGTATCCTTCAGCATTTTCATTG is a window from the Alkalicoccus halolimnae genome containing:
- a CDS encoding stalk domain-containing protein; amino-acid sequence: MKRWIIIAAAFLFAFTPFFEQEAQASSISDQVISTGKSQVGAPYQWGGTTPSGFDCSGFTGYVFNKAGISLPRTAAQQFGAGDYVSKSNLRPGDLVFFSETRSVGNITHNGIYIGNGDMVHASGSRGVEIRSISSFYWDPRYVGARRVISENEQVDSSGNEVIPVTINGKTLQTDQDPFLQNDTTMVPLRAIFEELGADVEWNNSLRQAEATLGSKSVKVAINDRTGYASGSRFSLEEPAMIRGDRTMVPLRFVSESLGADVNWNRSARTVTINQ
- a CDS encoding squalene/phytoene synthase family protein, which encodes MQTEKQQQKEAMKMLKDTSRTFYIPITLLNPTLKKTVASAYLCMRAIDEIEDSETLPSKAKALLLRETSQMLEGTFDQQAYENLTAPYASLLPEVALRLGDWLDTCPENYVYKVKEFTSTMAEGMAYWAENEWNIQTKEDLDDYTYYVAGLVGVMLSDIWEWHDGTKTDRDLAIGYGRGLQTVNILRNVEEDRERGVSFIPEGWTLEDTFEYAERNLELGDEYMKDLHTKSIILFCRVPLALAKKTLKALRSGREKMSREEVEETVAQIKKDV
- a CDS encoding MOSC domain-containing protein; its protein translation is MVKIISLNTGRPQHVIWGGVELHTSIVKHAENRPLYLSKTNLGSDGQADLVHHGGEDKAVCVYAAEHYSYWEKVLGINLPEAAFGENFTVEGMTEETICIGDIFQVGEAVVEVSQPRQPCHKLGGRFGERKLPVLVKETGWSGYYLRVLKEGWIKPGEEMIRIKDGQKGITIIRANNVMYKDTSNEEALKEVLSEPALADAWRGPLQKRLQKF
- a CDS encoding RluA family pseudouridine synthase, whose translation is MANRQLERIWGDSEANKDELHPCRAQGGRDQLRPARPESVLMETIAAGYRSGDKLLSSTYIAHIFYVMEYGKDAKMKIEIIYEDNHIIVVEKPVNIPVQEDRTGDLDLLSAVKEDIKIRYNKPGNVYLGLIHRLDRPVGGVMVFAKTSKAASRLSDAVRRHAFDKEYAAVVRGKPVYPRSRLEDFLVKDKQENQVYVTEEGVEGAKKAILEYELLASSGDLSLLSVNLLTGRPHQIRVQLANIGFPIFGDQKYGSSVNKPGQQIALWAGQLGFQHPVKKEPVSFKSFPPKEEPWKQFSAYLK